The Pseudomonas eucalypticola genome has a window encoding:
- the hisC gene encoding histidinol-phosphate transaminase, which translates to MSKFWSPFVKELVPYVPGEQPKVANLVKLNTNENPYGPSPKAIEAMRAELGDNLRLYPDPNSDLLKQAVCEFYGVQPNQVFLGNGSDEVLAHIFHGLFQHDLPLLFPDISYSFYPVYCGLYGIASAPVALDEQFQIRVEDYARPNGGIIFPNPNAPTGCVLALDAVEQLVKNSPDSVVVVDEAYIDFGGETAIALVNRYPNLLVTQTLSKSRSLAGLRVGLAVGHPDLIEALERVKNSFNSYPLDRLAIVGGAASFKDREYFERTCQLVIDSREQLVAELTQRGFEVLPSAANFIFARHPQQDAAAIAAKVREKGVIVRHFKQPRIAQFLRISIGTPEQNQALLDAL; encoded by the coding sequence ATGAGCAAATTCTGGAGCCCCTTCGTCAAGGAACTGGTGCCCTACGTGCCGGGCGAACAGCCCAAGGTCGCCAACCTGGTGAAGCTGAACACCAACGAAAACCCTTACGGCCCGTCGCCCAAGGCCATCGAAGCGATGCGTGCCGAGTTAGGTGACAACCTGCGCCTGTATCCGGACCCCAACAGCGACCTGCTCAAGCAGGCGGTGTGCGAGTTCTACGGCGTTCAGCCCAACCAGGTGTTCCTGGGCAACGGCTCGGACGAAGTGCTGGCGCACATCTTCCACGGCCTGTTCCAGCACGACCTGCCGCTGCTGTTCCCGGACATCAGCTACAGCTTTTACCCGGTGTACTGCGGTCTCTACGGCATTGCCTCGGCGCCGGTGGCGCTGGATGAGCAGTTCCAGATCCGCGTCGAAGACTATGCCCGCCCCAATGGCGGCATCATCTTCCCCAACCCGAACGCGCCTACTGGTTGCGTGCTGGCACTGGACGCTGTGGAGCAACTGGTGAAGAACAGCCCGGATTCGGTGGTGGTGGTCGACGAAGCCTACATCGACTTCGGCGGCGAGACCGCCATCGCCCTGGTCAACCGCTACCCCAACCTGCTCGTGACCCAGACCCTGTCCAAGTCGCGGTCCCTGGCGGGCCTGCGGGTTGGCCTGGCCGTTGGTCACCCGGACCTGATCGAGGCGCTGGAGCGGGTCAAGAACAGCTTCAACTCCTACCCGCTGGACCGCCTGGCGATTGTCGGCGGTGCGGCTTCGTTCAAGGACCGCGAATACTTCGAGCGCACCTGCCAGCTGGTGATCGACAGCCGCGAGCAGCTGGTGGCCGAACTGACCCAGCGCGGTTTCGAGGTGCTGCCATCGGCTGCGAACTTCATCTTCGCCCGCCACCCGCAGCAGGATGCCGCTGCGATCGCGGCGAAAGTGCGTGAAAAGGGCGTGATCGTGCGCCACTTCAAGCAGCCGCGCATTGCCCAGTTCCTGCGCATCAGCATCGGCACGCCCGAACAGAACCAGGCGCTGCTCGACGCGCTGTAA
- a CDS encoding MlaC/ttg2D family ABC transporter substrate-binding protein, whose protein sequence is MMSILRRGLLVLLACVPLLANAADQSAHDLVDRTTKELLADLATNKEQYKTDPSKFYDALNNIIGPVVDADGISKSIMTVKYSRNASPEQIKRFEENFKRGLMQFYGNALLEYNNQGITVGAAKGDEGDRTSVDMTVKGNNGAVYPVQYTLVKLNGEWKVRNVIVNGINLGKLFRDQFADAMQRNGNNLDKTIDGWAGEVAKAKAEKGTGAAQ, encoded by the coding sequence ATGATGTCCATCCTGCGACGTGGCCTGCTCGTGCTGCTGGCCTGTGTGCCGCTGCTGGCCAATGCTGCCGACCAGTCGGCGCATGACCTGGTGGATCGCACCACCAAGGAACTGCTGGCCGACCTGGCCACCAACAAAGAGCAGTACAAGACCGATCCCAGCAAGTTCTACGATGCCCTGAACAACATCATCGGCCCTGTGGTCGACGCTGATGGCATCTCCAAGAGCATCATGACCGTCAAGTACTCGCGCAACGCCTCCCCTGAACAGATCAAGCGCTTCGAGGAGAACTTCAAGCGTGGCCTGATGCAGTTCTATGGCAACGCGCTGCTGGAGTACAACAACCAGGGCATCACCGTGGGCGCTGCCAAGGGCGACGAAGGCGATCGCACCAGCGTCGACATGACCGTCAAGGGCAACAACGGCGCCGTCTATCCGGTGCAGTACACCCTGGTGAAGCTGAACGGCGAATGGAAAGTGCGTAACGTCATCGTCAATGGCATCAACCTGGGCAAGCTGTTCCGCGACCAGTTCGCCGATGCCATGCAGCGCAACGGCAACAACCTGGACAAGACCATCGACGGCTGGGCCGGCGAAGTGGCCAAGGCCAAGGCCGAGAAGGGCACGGGTGCTGCCCAATGA
- a CDS encoding Nif3-like dinuclear metal center hexameric protein codes for MAVALSTLVEEADRYLGSGKIQDYCPNGLQVEGRPQVMRIVSGVTASQALLDAAVDAGADLVLVHHGYFWKGENPCVVGMKQRRLKTLLKHDISLLAYHLPLDLHPEVGNNVQLARQLDITVEGPLDPENPRVVGLVGSLAEPVTARDFARRVQEALGREPLLIEGEAMIRRVGWCTGGGQGYIDQAIAAGVDLYISGEASEQTFHSARENGVSFIAAGHHATERYGVQALGDYLARRFAVEHIFIDCPNPI; via the coding sequence ATGGCTGTTGCACTGAGCACGCTGGTGGAGGAAGCCGATCGCTACCTCGGCAGCGGGAAAATCCAGGATTATTGCCCCAATGGCCTGCAGGTCGAGGGCCGTCCACAGGTGATGCGCATCGTCAGTGGTGTTACCGCCAGCCAGGCGCTGCTGGACGCAGCGGTGGACGCGGGCGCGGACCTGGTGCTGGTGCACCACGGCTATTTCTGGAAGGGTGAAAACCCCTGCGTGGTCGGCATGAAGCAGCGGCGCCTGAAAACCCTGCTCAAGCACGATATCAGCCTGTTGGCCTACCACTTGCCCCTGGACCTGCACCCGGAGGTGGGCAACAACGTACAGTTGGCCCGCCAGCTGGACATCACCGTTGAGGGCCCGCTAGACCCGGAAAACCCCCGAGTGGTGGGCCTGGTGGGGTCGCTGGCCGAACCGGTGACCGCCCGCGACTTTGCCCGCCGGGTGCAGGAAGCCCTGGGGCGCGAACCGCTGTTGATCGAAGGCGAAGCGATGATCCGGCGGGTGGGTTGGTGCACCGGTGGTGGCCAGGGCTACATCGACCAGGCGATCGCCGCCGGTGTCGACCTGTACATCAGCGGCGAGGCCTCCGAGCAGACCTTCCACAGCGCCCGGGAAAACGGCGTCAGCTTCATCGCCGCCGGCCACCACGCCACCGAGCGCTATGGCGTGCAGGCATTGGGTGACTACCTGGCGCGGCGCTTCGCCGTGGAGCACATCTTCATCGATTGCCCCAACCCGATCTGA
- the algW gene encoding Do family serine endopeptidase AlgW, with product MFKALRYFGWPLLTGLLIALLIIQRFPQLVGLPSQDVNLQQVAQSSSSVVQGPVTYADAVVLAAPAVVNLYTTKVANKTSHPLFEDPQFRRFFGDNLPKQRRMESSLGSGVIMSPEGYLLTNNHVVANADQIVVALKDGRETLARVIGSDPETDLAVLKIDLQNLPSITIGRSDNIRIGDVALAIGNPFGVGQTVTMGIISATGRNQLGLNTYEDFIQTDAAINPGNSGGALVDANGNLTGINTAIFSKSGGSQGIGFAIPIKLALEVMKSIIEHGQVIRGWLGIEVQPLTQELADSFGLKDRPGIVVAGIFRDGPAQKAGLQLGDVILSIDGQPAGDGRKSMNQVARTKPNDRIEIQIMRNGKEKKLTAEVGLRPPPAPSATEEVQ from the coding sequence ATGTTCAAGGCACTGCGTTATTTTGGCTGGCCGCTGCTGACTGGTTTACTCATCGCCTTGCTGATCATTCAGCGTTTCCCGCAACTGGTGGGCTTGCCCAGCCAGGACGTCAACCTGCAACAAGTGGCGCAGAGCTCCTCCAGCGTGGTCCAGGGCCCCGTCACCTATGCCGACGCCGTGGTGCTGGCGGCCCCCGCCGTGGTCAACCTGTACACCACCAAGGTCGCGAACAAGACCAGCCACCCCTTGTTCGAAGACCCGCAATTTCGCCGTTTCTTCGGCGACAACCTGCCCAAGCAGCGGCGCATGGAGTCAAGCCTCGGTTCGGGCGTGATCATGAGCCCCGAAGGCTACCTGCTGACCAACAACCACGTGGTGGCCAACGCCGACCAGATCGTGGTGGCGCTCAAGGACGGCCGTGAAACCCTGGCCCGCGTTATCGGCAGCGACCCCGAAACAGACCTGGCGGTGCTGAAGATCGACCTGCAGAACCTGCCCTCGATCACCATCGGCCGTTCCGACAACATTCGCATCGGCGACGTGGCGCTGGCCATCGGCAACCCGTTCGGCGTCGGCCAGACCGTGACCATGGGCATCATCAGCGCCACGGGCCGCAACCAGCTGGGCCTGAACACCTATGAAGACTTCATCCAGACTGACGCTGCCATCAACCCGGGCAACTCCGGTGGCGCGCTGGTGGACGCCAACGGCAACCTGACCGGTATCAACACGGCCATCTTCTCCAAGTCCGGTGGCTCCCAGGGCATCGGCTTCGCCATCCCGATCAAGCTGGCGCTGGAAGTGATGAAGTCGATCATCGAGCACGGCCAGGTCATTCGTGGCTGGCTGGGCATTGAAGTACAGCCGCTGACCCAGGAGCTGGCAGACTCCTTCGGCCTGAAAGACCGCCCCGGCATCGTCGTCGCTGGCATCTTCCGCGACGGCCCGGCGCAGAAAGCCGGCCTGCAACTGGGCGACGTCATCCTGAGCATCGATGGCCAGCCAGCCGGCGACGGGCGCAAATCCATGAACCAGGTGGCGCGCACCAAGCCGAACGACCGCATCGAGATCCAGATCATGCGCAATGGCAAGGAGAAGAAACTCACCGCCGAAGTGGGCCTGCGTCCGCCACCGGCGCCGAGTGCCACTGAAGAAGTGCAGTGA
- a CDS encoding BolA family protein translates to MQAVEVKRFLEEKLANVQVEVEGEGCNFQLNVISDELAALSPVKRQQQIYAHLNPWIVDGSIHAVTMKFFSSAAWAERT, encoded by the coding sequence ATGCAGGCCGTAGAAGTTAAGCGTTTTCTTGAAGAAAAACTGGCGAACGTCCAGGTCGAAGTTGAAGGCGAAGGCTGCAACTTCCAATTGAACGTGATCAGCGACGAGCTGGCCGCGCTGAGCCCGGTCAAGCGTCAGCAGCAGATCTATGCTCATCTCAATCCCTGGATCGTCGATGGCAGCATCCATGCGGTCACAATGAAATTTTTCAGCAGCGCAGCCTGGGCTGAGCGCACCTGA
- the cysN gene encoding sulfate adenylyltransferase subunit CysN — protein sequence MSHQSDLISEDILAYLGQHERKELLRFLTCGNVDDGKSTLIGRLLHDSKMIYEDHLEAITRDSKKVGTTGEDIDLALLVDGLQAEREQGITIDVAYRYFSTAKRKFIIADTPGHEQYTRNMATGASTCDLAIILVDARYGVQTQTRRHSYIASLLGIKHIVVAINKMDLKGFDEGVFEEIKADYLKFAEGIALKPTSLHFVPMSALKGDNVVNHSERSPWYTGQTLMEILETVEVAADRNLTDLRFPVQYVNRPNLNFRGFAGTLASGIVHKGDEVVVLPSGKSSRVKSIVTFEGELEQAGPGQAVTLTMEDEIDISRGDLLVHADNVPAVTDSFDAMLVWMAEEPMLPGKKYDIKRATSYVPGSIASIVHKVDVNTLAEGPGSALALNEIGRVKVALDASIALDGYDSNRTTGAFIVIDRLTNGTVGAGMIIAPPVVPHGSASQHGKLAHVATEERALRFGQQPATVLFSGLSGAGKSTLAYAVERKLFDMGRAVFVLDGQNLRHDLNKGLPQDRAGRTENWRRAAHVARQFNEAGLLTLAAFVAPDAEGREQAKALIGADRLLTVYVQASPQVCAERDPQGLYAAGGDNIPGESFPYDVPLNADLVVDTQSVSLEEGVKQVLELLRSRGAI from the coding sequence ATGTCGCACCAATCCGATTTGATCAGCGAGGATATCCTCGCTTACCTGGGCCAGCACGAGCGCAAGGAGCTGCTGCGCTTCCTGACCTGTGGCAACGTCGACGACGGCAAGAGCACCCTGATCGGGCGCCTGCTGCACGATTCCAAGATGATCTACGAAGATCACCTGGAAGCCATTACCCGTGACTCGAAGAAAGTCGGCACCACCGGTGAGGACATCGACCTGGCGCTGCTGGTGGACGGCCTGCAGGCCGAGCGCGAGCAAGGCATCACCATCGACGTGGCTTACCGCTACTTCTCGACGGCCAAGCGCAAGTTCATCATCGCCGATACCCCCGGCCATGAGCAGTACACCCGCAACATGGCTACGGGTGCCTCTACCTGTGATCTGGCGATTATCCTGGTCGACGCCCGCTATGGCGTGCAGACCCAGACTCGCCGCCACAGCTACATCGCTTCGCTGCTGGGTATCAAGCATATCGTCGTAGCCATCAACAAGATGGACCTCAAGGGTTTCGACGAAGGCGTGTTCGAGGAAATCAAGGCCGATTACCTGAAGTTTGCCGAAGGTATCGCCTTGAAACCGACCAGCCTGCACTTCGTGCCGATGTCGGCCCTCAAGGGCGACAACGTGGTGAATCACAGCGAACGTTCGCCGTGGTACACCGGGCAGACGCTGATGGAAATCCTCGAAACCGTGGAAGTGGCTGCCGACCGCAACCTCACTGACCTGCGTTTCCCGGTCCAGTACGTCAACCGTCCGAACCTGAACTTCCGCGGCTTCGCCGGCACCCTTGCCAGCGGCATCGTGCACAAGGGCGATGAAGTGGTGGTGTTGCCGTCGGGCAAAAGCAGCCGCGTCAAATCCATCGTCACCTTCGAAGGTGAACTGGAGCAGGCCGGGCCTGGCCAGGCCGTGACGCTGACGATGGAAGATGAGATCGACATCTCCCGGGGCGACCTGCTGGTGCACGCCGATAACGTTCCGGCCGTGACCGACAGCTTCGATGCCATGCTGGTATGGATGGCCGAAGAGCCGATGCTGCCGGGCAAGAAATACGACATCAAGCGCGCCACCAGCTACGTGCCGGGCTCGATTGCCAGCATCGTTCACAAGGTGGACGTCAACACCTTGGCCGAAGGCCCGGGCAGCGCGCTGGCGCTGAACGAGATCGGTCGTGTGAAGGTCGCGCTGGACGCCTCGATCGCCCTGGACGGCTACGACAGCAACCGCACCACCGGTGCGTTCATCGTCATCGACCGCCTGACCAATGGTACCGTCGGTGCTGGCATGATCATCGCGCCGCCCGTGGTACCCCATGGCTCGGCCAGCCAGCATGGCAAACTGGCCCATGTGGCCACCGAGGAGCGCGCCCTGCGCTTTGGCCAGCAACCCGCCACCGTGCTGTTCAGCGGCCTGTCGGGCGCTGGCAAGAGCACCCTGGCTTATGCCGTGGAGCGCAAGCTGTTCGACATGGGCCGCGCGGTGTTCGTGCTCGACGGCCAGAACCTGCGTCACGACTTGAACAAGGGCTTGCCGCAGGACCGCGCCGGGCGTACCGAGAACTGGCGCCGTGCCGCTCACGTGGCGCGCCAGTTCAACGAAGCCGGCCTGCTGACCCTGGCCGCCTTCGTGGCGCCGGATGCCGAAGGCCGTGAACAGGCCAAGGCACTGATCGGTGCCGACCGCCTGCTGACCGTCTATGTCCAGGCCTCGCCGCAGGTCTGTGCCGAGCGTGACCCGCAGGGCCTGTACGCTGCCGGTGGCGACAACATTCCGGGTGAGTCTTTCCCGTACGATGTGCCGCTCAATGCCGACCTGGTGGTCGACACCCAGAGCGTGTCGCTGGAAGAAGGCGTCAAGCAAGTGCTGGAGCTGTTGCGCTCGCGCGGCGCGATCTGA
- a CDS encoding STAS domain-containing protein → MTQAAISQGASGELLLTGVLDYSTGTALRKQGQALVKASQGTALVLDCAGVVKSSSVGLSLLLCLQRDAIASGKTLAFRGLPRDMQQIAEVCQLTGILSAA, encoded by the coding sequence ATGACCCAGGCCGCCATCAGCCAGGGCGCCAGCGGCGAGCTGCTGCTGACTGGCGTGCTGGACTACAGCACGGGCACGGCCTTGCGCAAGCAGGGCCAGGCCCTGGTCAAGGCCAGCCAGGGCACTGCCCTGGTGCTGGACTGCGCCGGCGTGGTCAAGTCCAGCAGCGTGGGGCTGTCCCTGCTGCTGTGCTTGCAGCGTGATGCTATCGCCAGTGGCAAGACCCTGGCCTTCCGGGGCCTGCCACGGGACATGCAACAAATAGCCGAAGTGTGCCAACTGACCGGGATTTTGTCCGCGGCGTGA
- the hisD gene encoding histidinol dehydrogenase gives MTTSTAIRRLNATDPDFARHLDHLLSWESVSDDSVNQRVLDIIKAVRERGDAALVEFTQRFDGLQVASMADLILGRERLELALTRITPEQRQALEKAAERVRSYHEKQKQDSWSYTEADGTVLGQKVTPLDRAGLYVPGGKASYPSSVLMNAIPAKVAGVTEVVMVVPTPRGEVNELVLAAACIAGVDRVFTIGGAQAVAALAYGTESVPQVDKVVGPGNIYVATAKRHVFGQVGIDMIAGPSEILVVCDGQTDPDWIAMDLFSQAEHDEDAQAILVSPDAAFLDKVAASIDKLLPTMDRAEIINTSINGRGALIQVADMEQAIEVANRIAPEHLELSVADPQAWLPKIRHAGAIFMGRHTSEALGDYCAGPNHVLPTSGTARFSSPLGVYDFQKRSSIIFCSQQGASELGKTASILARGESLSAHARSAEYRILADDQQGN, from the coding sequence ATGACCACGTCCACAGCAATCCGTCGACTCAACGCCACTGATCCGGACTTCGCGCGCCATCTGGATCATCTGCTGAGCTGGGAAAGCGTGTCCGACGACTCGGTCAACCAGCGCGTGCTCGACATCATCAAGGCGGTGCGCGAACGCGGTGATGCGGCGCTGGTAGAGTTCACCCAGCGCTTCGATGGCCTGCAGGTGGCCTCCATGGCTGACCTGATCCTGGGTCGTGAGCGCCTTGAGCTGGCCCTGACCCGTATCACCCCAGAGCAGCGCCAGGCCCTGGAAAAGGCCGCCGAACGCGTGCGCAGCTACCACGAGAAGCAGAAGCAGGACTCCTGGAGCTACACCGAAGCCGACGGCACGGTGCTGGGCCAGAAGGTCACTCCGCTGGACCGGGCCGGCCTGTACGTGCCCGGCGGCAAGGCTTCGTACCCGTCCTCGGTGCTGATGAACGCCATTCCGGCGAAGGTCGCCGGCGTGACCGAAGTGGTCATGGTGGTGCCTACGCCGCGTGGTGAGGTCAACGAACTGGTACTGGCCGCCGCATGCATCGCCGGTGTCGACCGGGTGTTCACCATCGGTGGCGCCCAGGCCGTGGCCGCGCTGGCCTACGGCACCGAGAGCGTGCCACAGGTCGACAAGGTGGTCGGCCCCGGCAACATCTACGTGGCCACCGCCAAGCGCCATGTGTTTGGCCAGGTAGGCATCGACATGATCGCCGGCCCGTCCGAGATCCTGGTGGTGTGCGACGGCCAGACCGACCCGGACTGGATCGCCATGGACCTGTTCTCCCAGGCCGAGCACGACGAAGACGCCCAGGCCATCCTCGTCAGCCCTGATGCGGCGTTTCTCGACAAGGTGGCCGCCAGCATCGACAAGCTGCTGCCTACCATGGACCGTGCCGAGATCATCAATACCTCGATCAATGGTCGTGGTGCCTTGATCCAGGTAGCGGACATGGAGCAGGCCATTGAAGTGGCCAACCGCATCGCACCGGAACATCTGGAACTGTCGGTGGCCGACCCGCAGGCCTGGCTGCCGAAGATCCGCCACGCCGGCGCCATCTTCATGGGGCGCCACACCAGCGAGGCCCTGGGTGACTACTGCGCAGGCCCCAACCACGTACTGCCGACCTCCGGCACCGCACGTTTTTCCTCGCCGCTAGGCGTGTATGACTTTCAGAAGCGTTCGTCGATCATCTTCTGTTCGCAGCAGGGCGCATCCGAGCTGGGCAAGACCGCTTCGATCCTGGCCCGCGGCGAATCGCTGAGCGCCCACGCTCGCAGCGCCGAATACCGCATTCTCGCCGACGACCAGCAAGGGAACTGA
- the hisG gene encoding ATP phosphoribosyltransferase, with the protein MLTIALSKGRILDDTLPLLAEAGIVPTENPDKSRKLIIPTTQDDVRLLIVRATDVPTYVEHGAADLGVAGKDVLMEYTGQGLYEPLDLQIAQCKLMTAGAIGAPEPKGRLRVATKFVNVAKRYYAEQGRQVDIIKLYGSMELAPLVGLADKIIDVVDTGNTLRANGLEPQELIATISSRLVVNKASMKMQHARIQSLIDTLRKAVESRHRG; encoded by the coding sequence ATGTTGACCATCGCGCTGTCCAAGGGCCGCATTCTCGATGACACCCTGCCATTGCTGGCGGAGGCGGGCATCGTCCCGACCGAGAATCCGGATAAGAGCCGCAAGCTGATCATCCCCACGACCCAGGACGATGTGCGCCTGCTGATCGTGCGTGCCACCGACGTGCCGACCTACGTCGAGCATGGCGCCGCCGACCTCGGCGTCGCCGGCAAGGACGTGCTGATGGAATACACCGGCCAAGGCCTGTATGAGCCGCTGGACCTGCAGATTGCCCAGTGCAAACTCATGACCGCCGGTGCCATTGGCGCGCCAGAGCCCAAGGGCCGCCTGCGCGTGGCCACCAAATTCGTCAACGTCGCCAAGCGCTACTATGCCGAACAGGGCCGCCAGGTCGACATCATCAAGCTGTACGGCTCCATGGAGCTGGCCCCGCTGGTGGGCTTGGCCGACAAGATCATCGACGTGGTCGACACCGGCAACACCTTGCGCGCCAACGGCCTGGAACCCCAGGAACTGATCGCCACCATCAGCTCACGCCTGGTGGTGAACAAGGCGTCGATGAAGATGCAGCATGCCCGCATCCAGTCCCTGATCGACACCCTGCGCAAGGCAGTGGAGTCGCGACACCGCGGCTGA
- the cysD gene encoding sulfate adenylyltransferase subunit CysD has product MVDKLTHLKQLEAESIHIIREVAAEFDNPVMLYSIGKDSAVMLHLARKAFFPGKLPFPVMHVDTQWKFQEMYKFRDRMVEELGLDLLVHVNPEGVAQGINPFTHGSSKHTDIMKTQGLKQALDKYGFDAAFGGARRDEEKSRAKERVYSFRDSKHRWDPKNQRPELWNVYNGKVNKGESIRVFPLSNWTELDIWQYIYLEGIPIVPLYFAAEREVIEKNGTLIMIDDDRILEHLSEEEKAQIVKKKVRFRTLGCYPLTGAVESEAASLTDIIQEMLLTRTSERQGRVIDHDGAGSMEDKKRQGYF; this is encoded by the coding sequence ATGGTCGACAAACTGACGCATTTGAAACAGTTGGAGGCGGAGAGCATCCACATCATCCGTGAGGTGGCTGCCGAGTTCGATAACCCGGTGATGCTCTACTCCATCGGTAAAGACTCTGCCGTGATGCTGCACCTGGCACGCAAGGCGTTCTTCCCAGGCAAGCTGCCGTTCCCGGTCATGCACGTGGACACCCAGTGGAAGTTTCAGGAGATGTACAAGTTCCGCGACCGCATGGTCGAAGAGCTGGGCCTGGACCTGCTGGTGCACGTCAACCCCGAAGGCGTGGCCCAGGGCATCAACCCGTTCACCCACGGCAGTTCCAAGCACACCGACATCATGAAGACCCAGGGCCTGAAACAGGCGCTGGACAAATACGGCTTCGACGCGGCCTTCGGCGGTGCGCGCCGCGACGAAGAGAAGTCGCGGGCCAAGGAACGTGTCTACTCGTTCCGCGACAGCAAGCACCGCTGGGACCCCAAGAACCAGCGCCCTGAGTTGTGGAACGTGTACAACGGCAAGGTCAACAAGGGCGAATCCATTCGCGTGTTCCCGCTGTCGAACTGGACCGAGCTGGACATCTGGCAATACATCTACCTGGAAGGCATTCCGATCGTGCCGCTGTACTTCGCCGCCGAGCGTGAAGTGATCGAGAAGAATGGCACCCTGATCATGATCGACGACGATCGTATCCTGGAACACCTCAGCGAGGAAGAAAAGGCCCAGATCGTCAAGAAAAAAGTACGTTTCCGTACCCTTGGCTGCTACCCGTTGACGGGCGCGGTGGAGTCGGAGGCCGCGAGCCTGACCGACATCATTCAGGAAATGCTCCTGACGCGAACTTCCGAGCGCCAGGGCCGGGTCATCGACCACGATGGTGCCGGCTCGATGGAAGACAAGAAACGTCAAGGCTATTTCTAA
- the murA gene encoding UDP-N-acetylglucosamine 1-carboxyvinyltransferase, with translation MDKLIITGGVRLDGEIRISGAKNSALPILAATLLADGPVTVANLPHLHDITTMIELFGRMGIEPVIDEKLSVEIDPRTIKTLVAPYELVKTMRASILVLGPMVARFGEAEVALPGGCAIGSRPVDLHIRGLEAMGAVIDVEGGYIKAKAPEGGLRGANFFFDTVSVTGTENIMMAAALANGRSVLQNAAREPEVVDLANFLIAMGAKIHGAGTDTITIDGVKRLDSATYKVMPDRIETGTYLVAAAATGGRVKVKDTDPTILEAVLEKLKEAGAQITTGEDWIELDMHGKRPKAVNVRTAPYPAFPTDMQAQFISLNAIAEGTGAVIETIFENRFMHVYEMHRMGAHIQVEGNTAIVTGTEKLKGAPVMATDLRASASLVISALVADGDTLIDRIYHIDRGYECIEEKLQMLGAKIRRVPG, from the coding sequence ATGGACAAACTGATTATTACTGGCGGCGTTCGTCTTGATGGCGAAATCCGTATTTCCGGGGCGAAGAACTCTGCCCTGCCGATTCTGGCGGCGACGCTGCTGGCCGATGGCCCGGTGACCGTGGCGAACCTGCCACACCTGCACGACATCACCACGATGATCGAGCTGTTCGGCCGCATGGGCATCGAGCCTGTGATCGACGAAAAGCTGTCGGTCGAGATCGACCCGCGCACCATCAAGACCCTGGTCGCTCCGTACGAGCTGGTGAAAACCATGCGCGCCTCGATCTTGGTGCTCGGCCCCATGGTCGCCCGTTTCGGTGAAGCCGAAGTGGCGCTGCCTGGCGGTTGCGCCATCGGCTCGCGCCCGGTGGACCTGCACATCCGCGGCCTTGAAGCCATGGGTGCGGTCATCGACGTGGAAGGCGGCTACATCAAGGCCAAGGCGCCGGAAGGCGGCCTGCGTGGCGCGAACTTCTTCTTCGATACCGTCAGCGTGACCGGTACCGAGAACATCATGATGGCCGCGGCCCTGGCCAACGGCCGCAGCGTGCTGCAGAACGCCGCGCGTGAGCCGGAAGTGGTCGACCTGGCGAACTTCCTGATCGCCATGGGCGCCAAGATCCACGGCGCTGGCACCGACACCATCACCATCGATGGCGTCAAGCGCCTGGACTCGGCCACCTACAAGGTAATGCCCGACCGTATCGAGACCGGCACCTACCTGGTCGCCGCTGCCGCCACCGGTGGCCGTGTGAAGGTCAAGGACACCGATCCGACCATCCTGGAAGCCGTGCTGGAAAAACTCAAGGAAGCGGGCGCCCAGATCACCACCGGTGAAGACTGGATCGAGCTGGACATGCATGGCAAGCGTCCGAAGGCCGTCAACGTGCGCACCGCGCCGTACCCGGCGTTCCCGACTGACATGCAGGCGCAGTTCATCTCCCTGAACGCCATCGCCGAAGGCACCGGCGCGGTCATCGAGACCATCTTCGAGAACCGCTTCATGCACGTGTACGAAATGCACCGCATGGGCGCGCACATCCAGGTGGAAGGCAACACCGCCATCGTCACCGGTACCGAGAAGCTCAAGGGCGCGCCTGTCATGGCTACCGACCTGCGTGCCTCGGCCAGCCTGGTGATCTCGGCCCTGGTGGCCGACGGTGACACCCTGATCGACCGCATCTACCACATCGACCGTGGTTACGAGTGCATCGAGGAAAAACTGCAGATGCTGGGCGCCAAGATCCGTCGCGTGCCGGGCTAA